Below is a window of Mucilaginibacter sp. PAMC 26640 DNA.
GGCGATCCAACAAATGGGATTCGGTGCGGTGATCAAGATCCTCTTTGAATTCAGCGAACCTTTTTGGCTCGATGGCAAAACAGCGGGCCTGGCCGGCAGGAACTTTGACGAAATGGGTTACCTGTTTAGTAGCGAAGAGATCCCAACCTGGTGGACCCAGGTGCCAGAAACATCGAACGTGCTCACCGGGTGGATCGGCGGACCGGCGGCGGCGGAAAAAACAAATACTTCCGATGAGGATCTGGCAAGCCAGGGGCTGCAATCACTGGCCAATATATTTAGTAGGGATGTGGAAGAACTGAAGACTAAACTGATTGCCCGGCGCATTATGAACTGGACCGCCGATCCGTACACGCGCGGTTCCTACGCTTACGATACCGTTGCCGCGTCGGCAGCACGACAAATATTAAACACACCTGTTGAAGGCACGATCTATTTTTGCGGGGAATATTTGTACGATGGCACCGCAATGGGAACCGTGGAGGCTGCACTGAGCAGTGCGGTGGATGTGGTGAAGAAAATCTTAAACGGAAAAGGTTGAGAGGCCTTTTAAAGCGCTTTTAAACATAAACTGCCCCCAATAAATAGTTAAATTTTGGGGGCAGTCTATCGTCGGGTTTTTTTATTACGGGGTTACCGTTTTTTTGGATGATACCTTTTTAGTGGCGCTGCTGCTTGACTTGTAGCGCATGTCCATTGTGCCATCCTTTTTAAGGTGCTTGTTGGCATTATTACGCCTGTCCAGTTTACCACTCTTTGTTTTCTTTGTAGTATCCTGAAACGCGTAGGAAGTTGTCATTGCCGAAATGTTAATGAACATTGCGAGCAGCAAAATGAGTAGCTTTTTCATGTTTGTATTTTCTTTTATAAACCGATTCCCCGTTCCAATTGTTTTAGACCTTGTCGTCGTCAACTTTCTCGCTTACCGCTCCAGGCTGGATAGGGGCTTTGATTCAAGAGTTTGGTGGCTGTGTTTATGACCTGCTTTGCGGTAAGGGCGGCAGCCAGTCAGGCATCAAATTAGGGAAATGGATTGCCTTATATCCGCTGCGTTTAGTGTAAAGCCATTGGTATCCGAATTGTATTCGCTGGTAAAGAATTTCGCGTGCAGATAATAAGGCGGGCCCGTTATCAGAACAGGTTTGGAATGCAATAGTATTGCGGCAACGGCTGCTGCTGAAATGCCTCAGCAGGTTAAAATGCTAAAGGATCAGTTAGGCGGATAAACCGTTTCTCATTAATTATCCACCTTACAAAGTAGATCAGCGCACCGGTAACATAACCTATCAGGGCACAATCGGTGATATACCAAAAAATCCTACCAGGATCTGAAAAAAGTCCGTTCAGATCGCTTAGCGTCAGCATGCCTATTAAAGCAACCGGCAGCATGATAATTAAGCCCAGCATCAACCCGCCATCTATAAAGCAAAACTTGTAGATTCCCTGTTTGCGCAACACTTCCCAACTTTTAACAAACTCAATATTCAATGTGTCGGTGATGGTGAGCCCCTTTTTCTTCAATTCACGTGCCTTCAATCGCCTTTCATGGTGCTTTTGATAGCCTGCAATGATAAATATCAGCACAGCAGCAAACCCAGTGAAAAGAAAATCTTTAGAATGAATTAAAAGTGTTTCTACCAGAAAGCTAACGATAGCCAGCCCAACGGCAACGCCAAGCAAATTTTGCCTGAGATATTTGCCAAGAGCCGCCAGCATATATTTACGCCCCCTGCCCTGCCAGCAAATACAGTACCGCCATCCGGATGGCAACGCCATTCTCCACCTGGTCCAGGATGATGGATTGTTTGCTGTCGGCTACATCACTGGTGATCTCCACGCCACGGTTAATTGGGCCCGGGTGCATCACCGTGATCTCTTTGTCAAGGCCATCGAGGATCTGCTTATTCAGTCCGTACAGCATGGTATATTCCCTAAGAGACGGGAAGTATTTGATATCCTGCCGCTCCAACTGGATGCGCAGCATATTGGCTACATCGCACCAGTTCAACGCTTTAATCAAATTATGTTCTACTTTAACACCTAAGGAACCAATGTATTTAGGGATCAGGGTAGTCGGCCCGCAAACCATTACCTCGGCACCCAATTGTTTCAGGCAAAGAATGTTGGACAATGCTACCCGCGAGTGCAGGATATCGCCTACGATCACTACCTTCTTACCGGCTACTTCGCCATAACGTTCACGGATTGAAAAAGCATCCAGCAGGGCCTGGGTGGGGTGCTCGTGGGCACCATCACCGGCGTTCACGATCTGGGCCTTTACATGCTTGGCTAAAAACACACCGGCACCAGCGTACGGATGGCGCATCACCACCATATCCACCTTCATGGCCAGGATGTTGTTTACGGTATCTACCAAAGTTTCGCCTTTACTTACAGATGAAGAAGATGCCGAAAAGTTCACCACATCTGCCGAAAGTCGTTTCTCGGCAAGCTCAAAGCTTAACCGGGTGCGGGTAGAATTCTCAAAGAAAATATTGGCAATGGTAACATCCCGCAAAGACGGCACCTTTTTTATCGGCCTGTTCAGCACCGTTTTAAAATTATCAGCGGTTTCAAATATCTGGTTGATATCGCCAACGTTTAAATCTTTTATACCTAATAAATGCCGTGTGCTTAATGCCATTTGTTTGATTTCGAATATCTGATTCGTAATTATTCTATTCACTATTTAAAACCACGCCATGCATAGCAAGAAATATTCTTTCAGCTGTGTATAACGGTCCAAGCTTGTTTAATACCCCCGTAATGCCGCCCGGTGGAGACTTAGTTAGAATTCTCTGATACCAGCACAATCCTGTCTTCGCCATCGGTTTCCTTCCAGCTGACTACTACTTTTTGCGATGCTATGCTATCTACTTCTATACCCACATAATCTGCCGCTACCGGGATATGGCGCGAATAACGGCGATCTACCAGCGCAAGCAGTTCCACCTTTTCGGGTCTGCCGAATGCCTGCATAGCGTCCATAGCGGCACGGATGGTCCGTCCGGTCCACAATACATCGTCCATCATGATCACTTTTTTACCTTCAATAATAAAATCGATCTTAGTTTGATTGGGCACCAGTGGTGTATCCCGCCTGCGGAAATCATCGCGGTAAAAGGTAATATCGAGATCGCCCTGCTGGATATTGCTTTCTGGCAGGATCTTACGCAGTTCTTCCGCAACGCGATAGGCCAGGTAAATGCCTCGTGGCTGTATGCCGATCAGTACAGAACTCGAAAAATCGTTATGATTTTCAATTAACTGACGACATAAACGCTGAATTGTAATTTGAAATTTCTGACCGTCGAGCAGCGTTAGATTTTGCATCGTGTGGGTGGATTTGGGCAAAGGTAATAATTTTGGCCATTAGTTGAATAGAGATTAGTCAATAGCTTTTTCTATTACCCTCTTGTTAGCTAATTAGTTTTAACTGACTGATTACTGTAGCACAAAGCAGGAGCACAAAGGACACAAAGCCTTTTAGTTGATTTTAAAGGCTTTGCGGCTCTTTGCAAAAAAACCTCTCAGTTTTTTGTGGTTATCAAGCGTCCTGCTGTGGCACTACTACGTAAAAATCAATCCGTTGTTTTAGATACCCCGCCTATTCCCTATCTTCAAAGCGCTTTAAAATGTTCAAAATTCGCTCTATATATGAAATGTATCTATAAAATAACACTGCTTGCTGCGCTCTCCTTTTCAGCGGTATCACCCATATTTGCGCAAACAATTGTAACCGAAAAACTGCCTATTGATTATTTGAGCAAAGAATTCCATGCAGGCAGGCGACAAGCCCTGAGGGATAAAATGCCCGCCAATTCGGTTGCAGTGGTCTTCGCTTATCCAGAGCAGGTTTTCTCCAATGATGTAAATTATGTTTTTCATCAAAACCCGGATCTGTATTATTTGTCGGGTTATAAAGAAGCCAACTCCATGCTGCTGATTTTTAAAGAAATGCAAAGCAAGGGGAGCAGTACGTATAACGAAGTTTTATTTGTGCAAAAAAGGGATGCTGCCCAGGAACAGTGGACCGGTAAACGCCTTGGTGTTGAGGGCGCAAAAGGCCAGCTTGGTTTTAAGGAGGCCTACAACAGTGCAGATTTTTCAGGTTTTGATCTCTACTTTAAAAAATTTGCCACTATCCTGTATGATGGCTTGCCGGGTGATGTAGGTGCTTCATCAGTTAAAGGAAGCCTGCGCGATTTAGTCAATACCTTTCAAAGCAAAGCCGGGATAAAGGAAATGGACAAAGGCCTCATGGCCGATCTTAGTTTTGTTGCCTTGCGTGGCAATCCAAAAAACCTTGGCCGGTTCGCTGCTTACTTAAAGCCAAAAATGGACCAGGAGGCTTACAAGAATAACGCAATTATTCAACAATTGATGGCCCAGCCAGATTCGGTAACATTCATGTCGATCAAAAGTAAGATAGCTGCTGAAATAGGTGGCATAGGCCTTTACGATGATGCTTTAACGCAATTGCGAGGTGTAAAAACGCCGGAGGAAATTGAACTATTGAAAAAATCGGTGATGATCAGCAGCCTGGCACATGCAGAAGCTATGCGTGCTGTTACCCCGCAAATGAGCGAGCGCGAATTAGAAGGCATTATGGTGTATGTACACAAAAAGTACGGTGCCGAAGATGAGGGCTATCCGCCAATTGTTGGCGCCGGGGGCAACGGTTGTATTTTACACTACGAAGAGAACAATGCAACAGCGGTACAAAACCAGCTGGTGCTGATGGATGTTGGCTCAGAGTATCATGGCTACTCGGCAGATGTTACGCGTACGTTCCCTGCCAACGGCAAATTCACCGAGGCACAAAAAGCAATTTATGAATTAGTTTACAATGCGCAGGAAGCGGTATTTCCGCTATGCAAAGCAGGTGTGCCTTATGGATCATTACAAGAAAAGACTGCAGAGGTGCTTGCTGCCGGCCTGATCAAATTAGGCATCATAAAAGATGCAAAGGAAGTGGGCCGCTATTATCCGCATGGCGTATCGCACCACCTGGGCCTGGATGTACACGACAAAGGCGCATACGGAGACAACCTGATAGAAAACATGGTGATCACCGTTGAGCCGGGCATCTACATCCCCGCAGGAAGTCCCTGCGACAAAAAGTGGTGGAACATTGGTGTACGTATAGAAGATGATGTACAGATAGGGAAAGATAAAGGCATTAACCTATCGGCAGCTGCCCCGCGCACCTGGCAGGCTGTTGAAAAAATGGCTGCGGAGAAGAGCATTTTTGACGCAAGGAAACCTGCGAGAAAAAGGTGATAAAGAATTACAGATCTAGCAATGAGTCCAAATTAGAGCTCTAAAATCGCGGCATCCTCACTGATATCAAAATGCAGACGTCATGCTGAATTTATCTCGGCATCCCACAGGACAAAAAACCAGCCGTCATGCCGAATTTATTTCGGCACCCAACAGGACAAAAACCAGCTGTCATGCCGAATTTATTTCGGCACCCCACAGGACAAAAACCAGTCGTCATGCCGAATTTATTTCGGCACCCCACAGGACAAAAAACAGTCGTCATGCCGAACTTGTTTCGGCACCCCACAGGACAAAAACCAGCCGTCATGCTGAACTTATTTCGGCACCCCACAGGACAAAAAACAGTCGTCATGCCGAATTTATTTCGGCACCCCACAGGACAAAAAACAGTCGTCATGCCGAACTTGTTTCGGCACCCCACAGGACATTCACACAGGACCAGTCTGAAGTAAGTATTCAGCTCATTTTTCTGTCGTTTACCTATTGCTCGGGCGCTTAGCATGTGGGGTGCCGAAATAAATTCGGCATGACGGCAAGATGGGGTTTTCGTCTTAGCATGTGGGGTGCCGAAATAAATTCGGCATGACGGCAAGGTGGGATTATCGTTTTAGCATGTGGGGTGCCGAAATAAATTCGGCATGACGGCAAGGTGGGGTTTTCGTCTTAGCATGTGGGGTGCCGAAATAAATTCGGCATGACGGCAAGGTGGGGTTTTCGTCTTAGCATGTGGGGTGCCGAAATAAATTCACTGTTGTCCGGTAAAACGATTTTTTGATAAAAGTTAAGGGGTAGTTTACAAGCTACCCCTTTGTTGTTGATATTTGAGTTACCACACTTAAACATTCAACATGGGCAAAAGTACTTTTTTTACCGGACAGCCGGTGCTGAATCAGCTGTTAAGTTTACTTGACCGTAATGGAATAAGGTCATTAGCCCGGCGCGGTGAGCATGACCGCTATTATCGTTATTTCGACACTTATACCCACCTGGTAACGATGCTTTATTGTGCTTTCAATAAATGCACCAGTAGTCGTGAAGTAGTGAGCGGCATGAAGGCCTGCCTGCATAAACTCAGCCATACGGGCGTTATTAAGTGTCCGGCGCGAAGCACTTTATGTGATGCCAATGCCGGGAGAAGTTTTGAGGTATTTGCCCGTATCTATGATCAGTTATACCGTCGTCATAAGCATCTTTTACCGGACAGCCGGTTGCGTATAGACCCAAAACTTTTTATAGCTGATGCTTCTACCATCACGTTGTTTCAGCGAATATTAAATGCTCCAAGCCCGGGTAAGTTAGATGGCAGAAGAAAGGGCGGGATCAAGGTGCACACGTTGATCAATGCTGCGGACGATGTACCACTAAAGGTGAACTTTACCGCTGCCAGTGCCAATGATATGCCTTTTTTGAAAGAGATACACTTACAGCCAGGTTCATTCATCGTTTTTGATAAAGGCTATGTCAGTTACGCCCAGTATGAAAGATTCTGTAATGAGGGCGTATTTTTCGTTACAAGGCAGAAAAAAGATGCCCGTTACACCGTAACCACTGTCCATGAGTTGAGCGAACACAGTAAAGATGTGGGTGTAGTAGCGGATAGATCTCTCTTACAGGGAACACGGACTCAAAAAGAAGGCATCAAGCTAAAAGTCCGCGTAGTTACCTTTTTCGACAAGGAATCCGGCCGGACATTTGAGTTCCTGACCAACAACTTTTCTCTGCCTCCTGAAGTGGTAGCAGACATTTATAAAAAGCGATGGCTGATCGAGGTGCTTTTCAAACGGGTTAAACAGAACTTCCCGCTTAAATACTTCCTTGGCGATAATGAAAACGCCATTAAGATCCAGATATGGTGTGCTTTCATTGCTGATCTGCTCATCAAACTGGTACAGGTACAACTCAAAAGGAAATGGGCCTTTTCAAATCTAACGTCGATCATCAGGTTGCATTTGATGAGCTACATTCATTTGTTCGACTTCCTTAACAATCCCGAACGGCTGTCCGCAGTGTACGATCATGCCGAACAACTAAAACTGGGGGGCTTGGAAATTGGTTTTAAGACATGATCTACTCTGAAAGGCCTTAAATCGTAACTTTTTTTATTATTTGAGTTTTTACCGGACAACAGTGAAATATATTCGGCATGACGGCAAGGTGGGATTATCGTCTTAGCATGTGGGGTGCCGAAATAAATTCGGCATGACGGCAAGGTGGGATTATCGTTTTAGCATGTGGGATGCAGAAATAAATTCGGCATGAAGGCTAGGTGGGATTATCGTTTTAGCATGTGGGGTGCCGAAATAAATTCGGCATGACGGCAAGGGGAGGTCATCGTCTTAGCATTCGGGGTGCCGAAATAAATTCGGCATGACGGCAAGGTGGGATTATCGTTTTAGCATGTGGGGTGCCGAAATAAATTCGGCATGACGGCAAGGTGGGACTATAGTCTTAGAAGACAATTGACGGCAGGTTGGTTTATCGTTTTATGAAGTCAAACTAGTTAAGCATTCGCTGATCGTCTTAAACGCAAGTCCCAGTCACAGAAAGCAAATAACCAGCCGTAATGCCGAATTTATTTCGGCAACCCCACAGGACAAAAAGCCAGCCGTCATGCCGAATTTATTTCGGCACCCCACAGGACATTCACACTGGACCAGTAAAACGCATGCATACAACATTTAAACACAAAAAAGCCCTTCCGATTGCTCGGAAGGGCTTTAAATATTTAAACTTTAAAAGATTAAACTTCTTCGGTTTCTTCTGTGTCGGCAGCAGCTTCAGGTTCTGCTTTCTTAGCTGGTGCGGCAGCAGGCGCTTTTTTAGCAGCTTTGCTTTCAGCACCTTCCATTTGCTCTTTCAACTGAGCTAATACGCTAAGGTCACCTAAAGTTGATTTCTCAACAGATTCTTTCACTTTCTTCACCGCGTTGTTAGCAGATTTTGCTTCTTTTTTGCGGTTTTCAAATTCCTGTACACGAGCATCAGCGCGAGCTTCTTCCCATATACGTGAGTGTGAAATAACGATACGTTTGTTCTCTTTGTTAAATTCGATGATCTTGAACTCAGCAGACTCTTCAGCCTTAACTGATTTACCATCTTCTCTAACCAGATGTTTAGTTGGGCAGAAGCCTTCAACACCGTAAGGTAAAGCTACGATAGCGCCTTTGTCGGTTACCTTGATAACGGTACCTTCATGTATCGAATCGATAGTGAAGATCGTTTCAAATGTATCCCAAGGGTTTTCTTCCAATTGTTTGTGGCCTAAGCTCAGTTTGCGGTTATCGATATCCAACTCTAAAACTACCACGTTTAATTTTTCGCCAACCTTAGTAAATTCGTTAGGGTGGTTTACTTTTTTAGACCATGATAAGTCAGAGATGTGGATCAAACCATCAATTCCGTCTTCCAGCTCAACAAACACACCAAAGTTGGTCATGTTTTTAACAGTAGCTACATGAGTAGTACCGATGGCGTATTTAGCGCCGGCGTTTTGCCATGGATCAGGAGTTAATTGCTTAATACCCAAGCTCATTTTGCGTTCGTCGCGATCTAAGGTTAATACCTGAGCTTCAACTTCGTCGCCAACTTTAAGGAATTCCTGAGGATTGCGCAGGTTTTGAGACCATGACATTTCAGACACGTGGATCAAACCTTCAACACCCGGGATAATTTCTAAGAACGCGCCGTAATCAGCTACAGTTACAATTTTACCTTTCACATGAGAGCCGATCTGGATGTTTTCATCCAAAGACTGCCAAGGGTGTGGAGTAAGTTGTTTTAAACCTAAAGCGATACGTTTTTTCTCGTCATCAAAGTCAAGCACTACCACGTTGATCTTCTGATCTAGTGCTAACACTTCTCTTGGATGCTCTATGCGGCCCCATGAAATATCGGTAATGTGCAATAAACCGTCAACACCACCAAGGTCAATAAATACACCAAAGTCGGTAATATTTTTAACGGTACCTTCCAATACCTGGCCTTTTTCAAGCTTAGCAACAATTTCAGTTTTTTGGTTTTCCAAATCGTCTTCAATCAGCACTTTGTGCGATACCACTACGTTCTTAAACTCGTGGTTGATCTTAACAACTTTAAATTCCATTGTTTTGCCCACATATACATCATAATCCCTGATAGGTTTGATGTCGATCTGTGAACCTGGTAAAAAGGCTTCAACGCCCATAATATCCACAATTAAACCACCTTTAGTTCTGCTTTTAACAAAACCGGTAATGATCTCATCGTTATCCAGAGCTGAATTAATACGCTCCCATGATTTTTGAGTTTTTGCACGTTTACGTGAAAGCACCAACTGACCGTTAGCATCTTCCTGTGACTCTACAAATACTTCAACCGAATCACCGATCTTAAGATCAGGTGTATCACGGAATTCAGAAACTGATACTAAACCGTCAGATTTAAAGCCGATGTTCAATACAACGTCTTTGTTGTTGATGTTTACAACAACACCTGAGATAATTTCGCCTTTG
It encodes the following:
- a CDS encoding 30S ribosomal protein S1 yields the protein MAKKQEAEKELKAKEAELGTVSATAEKETIESEADSISIEEIKSRIAAAPPEDFDWDADEKKFGNYSDSDREELEKMYDGTFSSITKGEIISGVVVNINNKDVVLNIGFKSDGLVSVSEFRDTPDLKIGDSVEVFVESQEDANGQLVLSRKRAKTQKSWERINSALDNDEIITGFVKSRTKGGLIVDIMGVEAFLPGSQIDIKPIRDYDVYVGKTMEFKVVKINHEFKNVVVSHKVLIEDDLENQKTEIVAKLEKGQVLEGTVKNITDFGVFIDLGGVDGLLHITDISWGRIEHPREVLALDQKINVVVLDFDDEKKRIALGLKQLTPHPWQSLDENIQIGSHVKGKIVTVADYGAFLEIIPGVEGLIHVSEMSWSQNLRNPQEFLKVGDEVEAQVLTLDRDERKMSLGIKQLTPDPWQNAGAKYAIGTTHVATVKNMTNFGVFVELEDGIDGLIHISDLSWSKKVNHPNEFTKVGEKLNVVVLELDIDNRKLSLGHKQLEENPWDTFETIFTIDSIHEGTVIKVTDKGAIVALPYGVEGFCPTKHLVREDGKSVKAEESAEFKIIEFNKENKRIVISHSRIWEEARADARVQEFENRKKEAKSANNAVKKVKESVEKSTLGDLSVLAQLKEQMEGAESKAAKKAPAAAPAKKAEPEAAADTEETEEV
- a CDS encoding PyrR protein, translated to MQNLTLLDGQKFQITIQRLCRQLIENHNDFSSSVLIGIQPRGIYLAYRVAEELRKILPESNIQQGDLDITFYRDDFRRRDTPLVPNQTKIDFIIEGKKVIMMDDVLWTGRTIRAAMDAMQAFGRPEKVELLALVDRRYSRHIPVAADYVGIEVDSIASQKVVVSWKETDGEDRIVLVSENSN
- a CDS encoding aspartate carbamoyltransferase → MALSTRHLLGIKDLNVGDINQIFETADNFKTVLNRPIKKVPSLRDVTIANIFFENSTRTRLSFELAEKRLSADVVNFSASSSSVSKGETLVDTVNNILAMKVDMVVMRHPYAGAGVFLAKHVKAQIVNAGDGAHEHPTQALLDAFSIRERYGEVAGKKVVIVGDILHSRVALSNILCLKQLGAEVMVCGPTTLIPKYIGSLGVKVEHNLIKALNWCDVANMLRIQLERQDIKYFPSLREYTMLYGLNKQILDGLDKEITVMHPGPINRGVEITSDVADSKQSIILDQVENGVAIRMAVLYLLAGQGA